A part of Neoarius graeffei isolate fNeoGra1 chromosome 22, fNeoGra1.pri, whole genome shotgun sequence genomic DNA contains:
- the tac1 gene encoding protachykinin-1: MKLLLAVVVLFLALNEVFAEEMGPNEDQDYWANGYLVQDDWLQADPFREILKRITRKPRPHQFIGLMGKRSSANTQITRKRHKINSFVGLMGKRSQEEPGSYDWSLLQSYDEKR, translated from the exons ATGAAGTTGCTGCTCGCAGTAGTGGTGCTTTTTCTTGCACTAAATGAAGTATTTGCTGAGGAAATGGGTCCAAATGAAGACCAGGATTACTGGGCAAATGGCTATCTAGTGCAG GATGACTGGCTTCAAGCCGATCCCTTCAGAGAGATACTCAAACGGATAACGAGAAAACCACGGCCACATCAGTTCATCGGTCTAATGGGGAAGCGCTCCTCCG CTAACACACAGATTACACGAAAAA GGCATAAAATTAACTCCTTTGTGGGTCTGATGGGTAAAAGAAGCCAAGAGGAACCTG GTTCATATGACTGGAGCTTGCTACAGAGCTACGATGAAAAGCGTTGA